From the Erpetoichthys calabaricus chromosome 12, fErpCal1.3, whole genome shotgun sequence genome, the window CTTCCACTAGCAGCTCTTTGTCCTTATAACCTGTCACaagtaaaacagttcactttTGTCTAACAATCTCCTCATATTTTGGTGGAGGTTCACTGTAAGGTGTAGTGTTTTCATCACTGCTGCTTTCCATATGTCCCGTTACTTCTTCATATGATGGAGGAGGAGTGGCACTTGAAAGCCGTGAAGCAATGGAGACTGAAGAATCCTGGACATAGAGAGTTCTGCTTGAGTGTGCACCATTGTCTGTTTCCTGTTACAGTGCGCTCTATAGCACCCGCTCTGGAATTCATTTCATGATGTGGCTGCTCAGGCACCGTATGAGATGCCTCTCTATGCACCATAATACGAGGCAAACTACGAGATGTCCGGTTTGAAAGATAGCGGTTCTGTGAGTATGCAGGCCTACGCCTTGTGGCTTTCTGTAGTTGGCATCTCCATATAATAAAAAGTGCAATAATGATGAGTAATGCTACACCCAGAAGTGGCACCACCATATACATAGCTTCAGTGCGCTCAGTCCTTGACCCAGAGTTGCTGCTTACAGTGTAGATATAGTTCTTCCAAAATTCCatctgtaaaaaatgaaaatttgcatttatgtagtgAATCTCCTAAAATACTGATCTAAAAATACATTAGTGGCATTTGATATTAAATAAAGCTGCTAAAAAGtaaatggatacaaaaaaaaatccatacaccAATATGGAagaatgaaaactggaaaaacgaAAAATATACTGACTGCCTTATAggtttatatttgtgtatatagttataataattttgcagttaatGCATTATAATACCTTCAGGAGAATAGAGAAATCCACTTTACTTTGGACAGACGctaaaagaaataaagacaaaagacTAGTCATTAACAACTTACTcccattcctgttttttttttttttttttttttttttatccaaaagaTTACAAAATTCAGACAAACCCAATTATGGTTCCTATTAAAAACATTAGTTCCCCTtgcatgttttcttattttcattgtGGTGTCATATGGAATGCTTAATGTTCTCGGTTTGGATTTTTCTCACAGTTGAACTTGAAGTCtattttattaaagtacaaaATACAGCTTCTATAAATCACTCTAAATGAATGGATTTCTTAGTATTTATGCAACAGTTAGTAAAGCTTTTATGAAACCACTTGAATTCAGTCTAGATACTGCTAGCCATGGGATATCCCACAATTGATGAATACAGGTCatgacaaaaactaaaaattgaaAGCATATCCATGATTTAAGGTCattaaaatgtacacatatagggaatgtttaaaaaaaattcagatcaCTGAAAATGCTCCTAAACATTCTTAAGCACATTATAAAATATGATTAATATAGACATAACATGACAATATGTCATTGAGAACAACATATGCAGACAAAAAGGGCATTAGTCACGGTCTATGTCAAATTTACAGGAATATTTTGCCATAATTAAGACTTTGCAAAGCCCAGATGTGTCATAAACTTGTGCTTAATGGGAAACCACAAAACAAAGCAATTCTTAAATAAACTCGCATCACATCTTCACTGCAGAAAGCATGTGGTAGCCAAAGTATTTGGTTCTAAGGTACAATGAGATGTCGAT encodes:
- the LOC114662495 gene encoding LOW QUALITY PROTEIN: transmembrane gamma-carboxyglutamic acid protein 3 (The sequence of the model RefSeq protein was modified relative to this genomic sequence to represent the inferred CDS: deleted 1 base in 1 codon), whose protein sequence is MTENPAFLKEKDAHSLLKRLPRANGFLEEFRQGNIERECMEEICSYEEAKEVFENKEKTMEFWKNYIYTVSSNSGSRTERTEAMYMVVPLLGVALLIIIALFIIWRCQLQKATRRRPAYSQNRYLSNRTSRSLPRIMVHREASHTVPEQPHHEMNSRAGAIERTVTGNRQWCTLKQTLYVQDSSVSIASRLSSATPPPSYEEVTGHMESSSDENTTPYSEPPPKYEEIVRQK